A single window of Crassostrea angulata isolate pt1a10 chromosome 8, ASM2561291v2, whole genome shotgun sequence DNA harbors:
- the LOC128160299 gene encoding FMRFamide receptor-like, protein MDDIRQLSVLNNSINILIPHEVLLKPQPANTSIMFDDNIDEHGMATYNIAKLMRNICIPTIVFIGVFGNFVSILVFASNYLRSSSSSTFLVALAFVDNVFLLCLFLSWFDGSVKNILTSLPLCRIIAYSTYMSSFLSVWFVVGFTVERHIAICHPLHAKLFCTKVRERITVISLLIISVCLYHFSFWTTDVAIYPSERIARCSIDKSFVHFLNIVTWIDTVLTMLIPFLLICYMNIRVAFTAAKFQEKRKACLSLRDAKSVRLGTFRSKQQMRVTRTLFLVSTTFLVLNLPSHVSKLSSLISLSTLDINMTQYLIQEISQILYYFSFSMNFFLYALYGKHFQKSLRFMYESFKLTCGCTDRTGYLQRTMTLRSWV, encoded by the coding sequence ATGGACGATATTCGTCAATTGTCGGTTCTGAATAACTCCATCAACATTTTAATTCCACATGAAGTGCTTTTGAAACCTCAGCCAGCCAACACCTCAATCATGTTCGACGATAACATCGATGAACATGGAATGGCAACGTATAACATCGCCAAACTTATGAGGAACATATGTATACCAACAATTGTCTTCATTGGAGTTTTCGGGAACTTTGTGTCAATATTGGTCTTTGCCTCGAACTACCTACGTAGCTCTTCGTCTTCTACATTCCTAGTTGCCCTCGCTTTCGTGGATAACGTTTTTCTTTTGTGCCTATTTCTTTCGTGGTTTGATGGATCCGTGAAAAATATCTTGACTTCTCTGCCATTATGTCGGATCATAGCTTACTCAACGTATATGTCTAGTTTTCTCTCTGTTTGGTTTGTAGTCGGATTTACTGTCGAAAGACATATAGCGATATGTCATCCCCTTCATGCTAAATTGTTTTGCACCAAGGTTCGTGAGCGAATAACAGTTATTTCGTTACTAATTATTTCAGTGTGCCTTTATCATTTCTCATTCTGGACAACTGACGTGGCTATTTATCCTTCAGAACGTATTGCACGGTGCTCAATCGACAAATCCTTCGTTCACTTTCTAAATATAGTCACGTGGATTGATACAGTACTCACAATGCTGATCCCTTTCCTACTGATCTGCTACATGAACATCCGAGTGGCTTTTACCGCTGCCAAGTtccaagaaaaaagaaaagccTGCTTATCTCTGAGAGATGCCAAAAGTGTAAGGCTGGGAACTTTTCGCTCAAAACAGCAAATGCGGGTGACTCGAACACTTTTCCTTGTGTCCACTACATTTTTGGTGCTGAATTTGCCCAGTCATGTATCTAAACTTTCCAGCTTGATATCTCTTTCTACCCTCGATATCAACATGACACAATATCTGATTCAGGAGATATCCCAAATCTTATACTACTTTAGCTTCAGCATGAACTTCTTTCTGTATGCGCTTTAcggaaaacattttcaaaaatctctCAGGTTTATGTACGAGTCGTTCAAACTGACGTGTGGGTGCACCGATAGAACAGGATATTTACAAAGGACGATGACTTTGAGAAGTTGGGTTTAA